One genomic segment of Candidatus Eisenbacteria bacterium includes these proteins:
- a CDS encoding HEAT repeat domain-containing protein, with protein sequence MKVAMSLFVLVLVGMIHEVGCAPPSARAAVSEDIRELIESARGAPAPLCAFAARSVHNHWGGAEAPASLLGPSLGGRRRERLRLTEEDVRYLLTSLDTPDPCVRELAVRLVARVDREEVVTGLLQRLTSADSLLRMTAAFGLGIGEPRRAIDPLIQATKDQAAGVRANAVWALGRIEDPRAVPPATSLLTDRSSVVREAAAATLGHLEARSSASSLSRLLRDDRVAGVRRTAAWALTQIDGEDAVPEMSAALQKDPDSSVREMCAWALGNLDRGETATAALMAAAKRDQDEDVRETAVWSIGEHGDVSMSKGLGEVLETDRSRDVKSTAAWALGQMDLESAPKGLIAALDDREAKVRLTAAWALGEIEDRAALPALRAALTRETSKQVRKALMRALIRSGEPAERLSRLLESDDPEVRKTAIRAISGSSGLDPWPWPQPRPRPFP encoded by the coding sequence ATGAAAGTCGCGATGTCTCTCTTTGTGCTGGTGCTCGTGGGCATGATCCACGAAGTCGGGTGCGCGCCACCCTCCGCGCGCGCCGCGGTGTCGGAGGACATTCGCGAGCTGATCGAATCCGCGCGCGGGGCGCCGGCGCCGCTCTGCGCGTTCGCGGCACGCTCGGTCCACAACCATTGGGGCGGGGCCGAGGCGCCGGCCTCGCTGCTGGGACCGTCGCTGGGCGGGCGCCGACGCGAGCGCCTTCGTCTCACCGAGGAGGACGTCCGCTATCTGCTCACGAGCCTCGACACGCCGGACCCCTGCGTGCGCGAGCTGGCGGTGCGGCTGGTCGCGCGCGTCGACCGCGAAGAAGTCGTCACCGGTTTGCTGCAGCGTCTGACCTCGGCGGATTCCTTGCTTCGCATGACGGCCGCCTTCGGACTCGGGATCGGGGAGCCGCGGCGCGCCATCGATCCGTTGATCCAGGCGACCAAGGACCAGGCTGCGGGGGTGCGGGCGAACGCCGTGTGGGCGCTCGGAAGGATCGAGGACCCGCGCGCGGTGCCGCCTGCGACCTCTCTGCTCACCGACCGCTCTTCGGTGGTGCGCGAAGCGGCGGCGGCAACGTTGGGCCACCTGGAAGCAAGGAGTTCGGCTTCGAGCCTCTCGCGCCTGCTGCGAGACGATCGCGTCGCCGGCGTGCGCCGCACCGCCGCATGGGCGCTCACGCAGATCGACGGCGAAGACGCCGTCCCCGAGATGAGCGCCGCGCTGCAGAAGGATCCGGATTCCAGCGTGCGCGAGATGTGCGCGTGGGCGCTCGGAAATCTCGATCGCGGCGAGACCGCGACCGCCGCGTTGATGGCCGCGGCGAAGCGCGACCAGGACGAGGACGTGCGCGAGACGGCGGTATGGTCGATCGGGGAGCACGGGGACGTGTCGATGAGCAAGGGATTGGGTGAAGTGCTCGAGACCGACCGCAGCCGCGACGTGAAGAGCACGGCCGCATGGGCCCTGGGTCAGATGGATCTCGAGTCGGCGCCCAAGGGGCTGATCGCGGCGCTCGACGATCGCGAAGCCAAGGTCCGGCTGACCGCGGCATGGGCGCTGGGTGAGATCGAGGACCGAGCGGCGTTGCCGGCGCTCCGCGCCGCGCTGACGCGCGAGACCAGCAAGCAGGTGCGCAAGGCCCTGATGCGCGCGCTGATTCGCTCCGGCGAACCCGCGGAGCGTCTGAGCCGCTTGCTCGAATCCGACGACCCCGAAGTGCGGAAGACCGCCATCCGTGCCATCTCTGGAAGCAGCGGGCTCGATCCTTGGCCATGGCCTCAGCCGCGGCCTCGTCCATTCCCGTGA